The following are encoded in a window of Dioscorea cayenensis subsp. rotundata cultivar TDr96_F1 chromosome 16, TDr96_F1_v2_PseudoChromosome.rev07_lg8_w22 25.fasta, whole genome shotgun sequence genomic DNA:
- the LOC120278921 gene encoding uncharacterized protein LOC120278921: MDEGDVRVLKEALCKQCLLLKKLYIELEEEREASATAADEALSMILRLQVEKSEEKMEAVQYKKLTEEKMRHNEESMAILEEIIHQQETEITSLKHQVQVLKQRLLSAGVNDGDLGLCSPSTLKLNTFLNETGFRGSFRRNVSLPSIRLEQIFSEMDIVGKDRFPFHKGESICMAISDCKSQLIKNSEEHQRQCEDYKSLIKECTYQKFDSCTGVKELLSNESMSANDTFRSGGMSFGETRTNFSAKGVSSSPPPAENHEAIVESGMLVHSYRKTESNRNGNQLVSGQGISEAPESHTGHAYCEYYKRLSHEAEFEVKDKDVLSVSIPQEAKDCCLKGQDLLNRSFIYRDHAYKTRKTASITCHCNPVHSKIEIAPCKTEIDELKQWLLHLENDGRTPKMDAPKRDNDQVKLLKEIQEQLNTIQLHIKNFLSRKQPQRQQDDSVYISLMEAMLYFSI, from the exons ATGGATGAAGGAGATGTTAGGGTTTTAAAAGAAGCTCTTTGCAAACAATGCCTTCTGTTGAAAAAGCTTTATATTGAGTTGGAAGAGGAAAGAGAAGCTTCTGCAACTGCAGCTGATGAAGCTTTGTCTATGATTTTGCGTCTACAAGTGGAAAAGTCTGAAGAGAAAATGGAAGCGGTTCAATACAAGAAATTGACCGAGGAAAAGATGCGCCACAATGAAGAGTCTATGGCAATTCTTGAAGAAATTATTCATCAACAGGAAACGGAGATCACATCTCTCAAGCATCAAGTACAAGTTCTTAAGCAGAGATTGTTGAGTGCTGGTGTAAATGATGGAGATTTGGGCTTGTGTAGTCCTTCAACTCTGAAACTTAATACGTTTTTGAATGAGACTGGCTTTCGTGGATCTTTTAGAAGAAACGTCTCTCTGCCTTCCATTCGACTTGAACAGATTTTCTCAGAGATGGATATTGTTGGCAAAGATAGATTTCCATTTCACAAAGGAGAATCAATCTGCATGGCAATAAGTGACTGCAAAAGCCAGCTAATTAAAAACTCTGAGGAACATCAACGACAATGCGAGGATTATAAATCATTAATCAAAGAATGCACTTACCAAAAATTTGACTCATGTACAGGGGTAAAAGAGTTGTTGAGTAATGAGTCAATGTCAGCAAACGATACATTTAGATCTGGTGGTATGTCATTTGgagaaacaagaacaaatttCAGTGCCAAAGGGGTCTCATCTTCACCACCTCCAGCTGAAAATCATGAGGCTATTGTAGAATCAGGCATGCTTGTTCATTCATATCGTAAAACTGAATCAAACAGAAATGGGAATCAATTGGTCAGTGGTCAAGGCATTTCTGAAGCTCCAGAAAGTCACACTGGACATGCTTATTGTGAATATTACAAAAGGCTGTCCCATGAGGCTGAATTTGAAGTGAAAGATAAAGATGTATTGTCTGTTTCAATTCCTCAAGAAGCCAAAGATTGCTGTTTAAAGGGTCAGGACTTGTTAAACAGGTCATTCATTTATAGGGACCATGCTTATAAGACACGAAAAACAGCTTCTATAACTTGCCACTGCAATCCTGTGCATTCTAAGATTGAGATTGCTCCATGTAAGACTGAGATTGATGAACTAAAGCAGTGGCTGCTGCACCTTGAGAATGATGGAAGGACTCCGAAGATGGATGCCCCCAAGAGAGATAATGATCAAGTGAAGTTGTTGAAGGAGATACAGGAGCAGCTCAACACAATACAAttgcatattaaaaattttctatccAGGAAACAGCCCCAACGGCAACAAGATGATTCAGTGTACATATCCCTCATGGAG GCAATgctctatttttcaatatag